Proteins encoded within one genomic window of Amycolatopsis sp. 2-15:
- a CDS encoding glycosyltransferase family 4 protein, producing MPPVQGLLPIREYLLVALTATAVTYLLTGVVRRVAIRIGAIANPRARDVHVTPIPRMGGVGIYLGVAAAMGLAHQLPALSHGFDASLDSVGVLLAAGVISLIGALDDRFELDAWTKLAGQVMCAGILVLFGVQWVSFWVPWGGTGDSFGSVLVLDKNQGALLTVVMVVVMVNAMNFVDGLDGLAGGLGFIAATATCAFSLGLLDSTGGDFGTYPPALIAATLAGACLGFLPYNFQPAKIFMGDSGSMMIGLMLAGATTSASGRVSYTRFSASDALALLSPLVVVVAVLFVPVLDLVMAVIRRTRRGESPFAADKMHLHHRLLEIGHSQRRAVLLIYLWAGILAFGAVSVTLFDDTAVFWVIGAGLVAAVLVSLVPRLRARHRAG from the coding sequence ATGCCCCCTGTGCAAGGACTTCTCCCCATCCGGGAGTACCTCCTCGTCGCGTTGACCGCGACGGCGGTGACCTACCTGCTCACCGGCGTGGTCCGCCGCGTCGCGATCCGCATCGGCGCGATCGCCAACCCGCGCGCCCGTGACGTCCACGTGACGCCGATCCCGCGCATGGGCGGCGTCGGCATCTACCTGGGCGTGGCCGCGGCGATGGGCCTGGCGCACCAGCTGCCCGCGCTGAGCCACGGGTTCGACGCCTCGCTCGACTCCGTCGGCGTGCTGCTGGCGGCCGGGGTCATCTCGCTCATCGGCGCGCTGGACGACCGGTTCGAGCTCGACGCGTGGACGAAGCTCGCCGGCCAGGTCATGTGCGCGGGGATCCTCGTGCTGTTCGGCGTGCAGTGGGTGTCGTTCTGGGTGCCGTGGGGCGGCACCGGCGACTCGTTCGGTTCGGTGCTCGTACTGGACAAGAACCAGGGCGCGCTGCTGACCGTCGTGATGGTCGTGGTGATGGTCAACGCGATGAACTTCGTCGACGGCCTCGACGGCCTCGCAGGCGGCCTCGGCTTCATCGCCGCGACGGCGACGTGCGCCTTCTCGCTGGGCCTGCTCGACAGCACCGGCGGCGACTTCGGCACCTACCCGCCGGCCCTGATCGCCGCGACGCTGGCGGGTGCCTGTCTGGGCTTCCTGCCGTACAACTTCCAACCCGCCAAGATATTCATGGGCGACTCCGGCTCCATGATGATCGGCCTCATGCTCGCCGGCGCGACCACGTCCGCGAGCGGCCGCGTCAGCTACACGCGCTTCTCGGCTTCCGACGCGCTCGCCCTGCTGTCGCCCTTGGTCGTGGTCGTGGCGGTGCTCTTCGTGCCCGTCCTGGACCTCGTGATGGCCGTCATCCGCCGCACCCGCCGCGGCGAAAGCCCCTTCGCGGCCGACAAGATGCACCTCCACCACCGGCTGCTCGAGATCGGCCATTCCCAGCGCCGCGCCGTCCTGCTCATCTACTTGTGGGCCGGCATCCTGGCGTTCGGCGCGGTGTCCGTGACGCTGTTCGACGACACGGCCGTGTTCTGGGTCATCGGGGCGGGTCTGGTGGCGGCTGTGCTGGTGTCGCTGGTGCCCAGGTTGAGGGCGCGACACCGAGCGGGCTGA